GGAGCTGATACCAACGCGAACAGCAGCAGCAGCACGTGCTACCTCCCGACCGCGCGCATTCCGACGAGCGACAGCAGCAACATGACGACCAGCCAGATGGCGAAGGAAAGCGTGTACACCTTCGAATCCTTCAGCCCGAACACAGCCCTGAGCCCGATGGCAATCAACAGGAACTTCCAGAAATCGAATATGTCAAGCTGGGACAGCAGGGCTTTGAGGAAGGGCTGTTTGAGGTCCGGCGCAGCCACGAGCAGGCTGGTCGTGACCTCGGCCGAGCGTTTGAGCAGGACCAGTAGACCGCGCACTATCACCGCCGGCACCACGACCAGGCTGGCGTTGCAGATGATGGACCACATGCGTTTGAAGTCGCCGGTGCCGCCGAACAGGGGCAGGCTGACGTTGAAAAGGACGGCGAGTAACAGCGCCGCGATGACGCTGATGAAGAGCACGCTGACAACGGGCATGCCGTAGCGCATGACCGGACTGGAATAGAACTTGTCCATGCCCTCGGTCGCCTTCTCTATCTGTTCCTCCGGGACGTTGCGTTCGCGCATCTGTTCGAGCGCGACCTGGCGTTGTTTCTCCCAGTCAACGTAGTGACTGGAGAGAACGGCGAACAGCATGTTGCAGATAATCACGACGACCAGCGGAACGAGCCACGTGGGCTTTTCCTTCAGGCGGGCGAAGGCCCGGCCGGGCGCCAGGTAGATGTCAAGCATGTCAACTCCTTACCGGCAGCAGCCCGTGATTCGGGCCGCTGCCTGACTCGGACGCTACAAGACGCGGATATGATGCGGGAGCCTGGTTCGTGTTCACTTCGACGGACGGACCACTCGGCCGGTATGCTGCGGGTCGTGCCGGTACTGGGGCCAGGTCGTGCTCGCGGCCGGGCCGTCAGTGCGGAACGCGTAGAGACCTCCATCCCACGACCCGACGTAGACAACGCCGTCCGGTCCGATGGTCGGGGATGATGAGTAGTAGACCTGCTTCTCGCCCGACGCCACCTCGCGCGACCACAGCAGGCGGCCGTTCGCAGCCAGGGCGTAGAGGGTGCCGTCGTCCGGCAGGAAATAGACCGTGCCCTTGTCGCTGACCGCGGCGGTGCCTACCAGGACGTCGAGTGCCTCGTAAGCTACGGTCGGGGTGCCTTGTGGGGTCTTGCGGCACAGGTAGTCGCCGTCGGTTCCGAAGTACAGGGAGCTGT
The sequence above is a segment of the candidate division WOR-3 bacterium genome. Coding sequences within it:
- a CDS encoding YIP1 family protein — translated: MLDIYLAPGRAFARLKEKPTWLVPLVVVIICNMLFAVLSSHYVDWEKQRQVALEQMRERNVPEEQIEKATEGMDKFYSSPVMRYGMPVVSVLFISVIAALLLAVLFNVSLPLFGGTGDFKRMWSIICNASLVVVPAVIVRGLLVLLKRSAEVTTSLLVAAPDLKQPFLKALLSQLDIFDFWKFLLIAIGLRAVFGLKDSKVYTLSFAIWLVVMLLLSLVGMRAVGR